Proteins from one Nostoc sp. UHCC 0302 genomic window:
- the mobC gene encoding plasmid mobilization relaxosome protein MobC: MANRKQSKALVRKHIFPVRLSDIELDLIRMKSQDAGMSASEMMRRNALMRPLPKRLSKISLQTYWELGQIGNNLNQLVKATNTAIKMGRTPPANPELLQELLSLLHQCRRDIASDDIDDEDWEDEESDDDWEAD, from the coding sequence ATGGCGAACCGCAAGCAGTCTAAAGCCCTAGTTAGAAAACACATATTTCCAGTGAGATTGAGCGACATCGAACTGGACTTGATTCGCATGAAGTCACAGGATGCAGGAATGTCAGCAAGTGAAATGATGAGACGTAATGCGTTGATGCGTCCGTTACCAAAACGACTGAGTAAAATTAGCTTACAAACATATTGGGAGTTAGGACAAATTGGGAATAATCTTAACCAGCTTGTAAAGGCAACTAACACAGCCATAAAAATGGGTCGCACTCCACCAGCAAACCCAGAACTGTTACAAGAACTTTTGTCACTGCTACACCAGTGCAGACGAGACATTGCATCTGATGATATTGATGATGAGGACTGGGAGGACGAAGAATCAGACGATGATTGGGAAGCAGACTAA
- a CDS encoding relaxase/mobilization nuclease domain-containing protein → MIGKQTKGRGFRKLLDYLESREDAKLIGGNMSGRNARELAREFRLSRQLNSDADRVVYHVSLSAAKGDKLDDDQWTEIGSRYMKEMGFDANQFVIFRHHNTDDDHIHIAASRIRIDTGLVVHDSWDYLRSEKILRQIEQDYDLVQVQGSREKLNRTPSTGQIRRIRREQEEFSQGQRDSPPQRIIKESVQQTIDRAGVDNPQMPTLIMRLQQAGISVRTGFTRNGKSKGISYEKDGQAFSGTQLGAAYTFPGLQKHLGIDYQPERDDEPIHELLLKPVKPLPVEELEKLFQDIERKQRQPQFIPPPEDKVVWQVLHKYLNEKRYIPDYISQGLHDAQLLYIDEQRNILFIKRDLDGEKTGALVWSKPRQDHRTVEYDQNTSTANGWFYLRLGGQPTDKVENVFLCSTPIDAMSAATYLISSCKGLPPTRTMFIVADDPNNLPMEFLKSFNRVVVAFNNDEQGNKAANAVLELLPQGKRLKTHNPDWSQELEAHLREEQQKLIQQDRGFSL, encoded by the coding sequence ATGATTGGGAAGCAGACTAAAGGTAGAGGTTTTCGCAAGCTGTTAGATTATCTAGAATCCCGCGAAGATGCAAAACTTATCGGTGGCAACATGAGCGGGAGAAATGCGCGTGAATTGGCGCGTGAGTTTAGGCTATCTCGACAATTAAATTCTGATGCCGACCGAGTTGTTTATCATGTCTCATTATCAGCAGCTAAGGGTGATAAATTAGATGATGATCAGTGGACTGAGATTGGCTCACGCTACATGAAAGAAATGGGCTTTGATGCCAATCAGTTTGTCATCTTTCGCCACCATAACACTGATGATGATCATATTCACATTGCAGCCAGTCGAATTAGGATAGATACGGGGCTAGTAGTGCATGATTCCTGGGATTATCTCCGCTCTGAAAAAATCCTGCGACAAATCGAGCAAGACTATGATTTGGTGCAAGTGCAGGGCAGTAGAGAGAAACTTAATCGCACGCCCAGCACCGGACAAATTAGGCGCATAAGGCGAGAGCAAGAAGAATTTTCACAGGGACAACGTGACTCTCCTCCACAACGCATCATCAAAGAGTCAGTTCAGCAGACAATTGACAGAGCCGGAGTTGATAATCCCCAAATGCCAACGCTGATTATGCGGTTGCAGCAAGCTGGCATAAGTGTGAGAACAGGATTTACTAGGAACGGTAAGTCTAAAGGTATTTCTTATGAGAAAGATGGGCAGGCTTTTAGTGGCACACAACTAGGTGCAGCTTACACTTTCCCTGGCCTGCAAAAACATCTTGGCATTGACTACCAACCAGAACGTGATGATGAACCTATTCATGAATTGCTGCTCAAACCTGTTAAACCACTCCCAGTTGAGGAGTTAGAAAAACTCTTTCAAGATATTGAACGCAAACAGCGACAGCCTCAGTTCATCCCACCACCAGAGGATAAAGTTGTTTGGCAAGTGTTGCACAAGTATTTGAACGAGAAACGCTACATACCAGACTATATTTCGCAAGGATTACATGATGCTCAGTTGCTTTACATCGATGAGCAACGAAATATTTTGTTTATCAAGCGTGATTTAGATGGTGAAAAAACTGGCGCATTAGTTTGGTCAAAGCCTAGACAAGATCATCGCACTGTGGAGTACGACCAAAACACCTCTACAGCAAATGGTTGGTTTTATCTGAGATTAGGAGGGCAACCAACGGATAAGGTAGAAAACGTCTTTTTGTGTTCTACACCAATTGATGCGATGTCAGCAGCCACCTACCTGATCTCAAGTTGCAAGGGGCTACCACCAACTAGAACCATGTTTATAGTAGCTGATGACCCGAATAACCTACCTATGGAATTTCTCAAGAGTTTCAATAGGGTTGTCGTAGCATTCAATAATGATGAACAAGGGAATAAAGCGGCTAATGCAGTATTAGAATTGTTGCCACAGGGTAAAAGGCTCAAAACCCATAATCCTGATTGGAGTCAGGAATTAGAAGCTCATCTCAGGGAGGAGCAACAAAAGCTCATACAGCAGGATCGTGGTTTTAGCCTGTGA